TCTTTTGCCTTTATCATAGCATCGACAGACTTTGAAGGGGAGAAGGGACTTACCCTCCCTGCACCCCAGGTCTACATTGGATGTTAATCCAGTGTGGTGAAGCAGTGACCTTGTCTTTGAATTGAAATGCTTATGACTCTATTATCCACACCATGTGTTGGGACGAAATTTTCCCATAGATGGTATaacaggaaaagagaaaagctttttttttttttacctttctgTAAGCAAGCGAGGGTAATACAAAGAAAGTCACTCTGGTTCCTCCATGCAGCCTGGCTATTTACATAAACTTCTTCCAGATGCTGCGCCTGATCGTCCTGAATCATTGCAACAAGTTCTTGAAGGTGAGGTTCTCCCAGTGCTCTTGTTTATTTGATCAGGACGGGTCAAACTTGGGCAGTTTTATATGGATTCTTAACTTATACTTGCAGCAATACTTCTCACTTGGAATACCAGATTACATAATTTTCAAAACTACGAGAGTATCTATCTTTTGCAGTCAAATGGGTATTTGCAGATTATATTGTATATAGAGGCAAACGGAGAGACCAGTTACACTTGCCAATGGATAAGTCAATTGAAGTAGCTGTTAATCTAAATAATGTATCTCTCTCTATTATATCATATGCAGATGTACAGGCAAAAATATTACCTGGGATGACCCATTGGCAGAGTCCAAATTATTTTGCATATTATCCTTCTAACAGCAGTATTGCGGGTTTTATGGGAGAGATGCTCAGCGCTGGCCTCAACATTGTTGGCTTCAGTTGGATTACTTCCCCTGCTGCAACAGAGCTTGAAATGATAGTTCTGGATTGGCTTGCTAAACTTCTCAATCTGCCTGATGACTTTCTTTCAACGGGTATGCTAACAATCTTGATGGTGTCAAATGGCCTGGTTTTTGTTAAATTACTATAcgacatgaaaatgaaaattacttCTCCCGATTAAATGAGTCAGTAGAAGAGACACTTTTATCTTGCTCATGATGAATTACTGAAGAAAAAACCTAACAGACTGCTGCATCTCTTTTGGCATCAGTGGTACAGCACGAATAGTTTTCATTTCACGTGGTGTCCATTAAGTTTTATGGGCATAGCCTACATCCAATAAAAAGGGAGACATCCCCTGCCGTTCTTTATTCCATGCAATCAGAGAGTAGCTAGAATCATgcatgccttttcttttctgcgtTAGGAGCTTACCTAGCATAAGCATTCTAGTATAAAAAATATGGAAACGTCCTTATCTACAAGGTTACTCTTTCTAATCTATTTTTCGTAAACTGCTCTTGGGACTAGCACTGATCTAAAATCAAGGAAATGACATTGTTCTGCATCTTCCcctaataattattatttggaCTTCATTGGATGAATTGAAGAGTCATAGAGATCAGTTACTTTGTGAATTAGTTTATGGAAAGCGCAGAATTCAAGTTTCATAGAGGATGGCTTCGCAGTTTGCATATTTGATGATTTCTGATTTCTTATGAAGGTAAAGGtgtcatatttttcaaaagttatttCACATTGTATGATAATGAGTTAAGAACGAGGGTCATTAACTTGATTATGCAGTGAATATAATGCATAAAACTTTGAGAATTTCATCTTCTGCATTTAAAGCTGAAAGTTTCAGCTTATAGAAAACTGTATCATCAAAACCAAGGAAATAAAGTAGTGGAAGCTGCAGTATATTTGACATGCTGAGACATGCCAAATATTTCAaaaccttgaaaaaaaaaaaaaaaatactctttCTAAAAAGTCCAGAACCTTGTGCCACATTGGATAGCTTACTGTCAAGTATGATGTTGCAGGACCGGGCGGTGGAGTAATACAGGGCACTGCAAGTGAAGCTGTTCTAGTAGTTCTATTGGCTGCTCGAGATAAGTTCTTAAGTAGAATAGGGAAAAGTTCCCTCGATAAGCTCGTTGTTTATTCTTCTGACCAGACCCATTCCTCCATGCAAAAAGCATGCCAGGTAATCTTGCATGCACTCTCTCGTATATCCCTGGGGATGATACAAGACAATTTCCTCATAAAAGAGGCCAGTGGCTAGTTCACCTAGGAGGACCTAATCTCTATGGTTCATTTACTAGTTTAAATATCCGATTTACCAATCCATTAGGGAGATACATTTGGTCTTCCACTGATATTCAATATACGATACAGGATAGGATGCTTTAGTGCTGAAACAAGAAATGGTCAAACCAGAAAGGTAGATCTATGGGTGATATATTACTTGATTTGGTTATAACTTTACGAGGATATCTTGTCATTGGATGTAACAGGAAGCCCAAGAAATTGAGGGTTCAATATGTATAAAGGAAACGATAATGGGTTTTTCCAAGAGTTCTGAGTAGTTCTGCAGAAAACCTTCAGTTTTTCCATTTTGCAGtcttaaatatgtgtgttaaaCATATACTGGGCCGAACTTACTGAAAGTTAAACAAGAATGTTATCTATAAAAGCAAGCATTTTTAAGATTCTACTGGACAGGATAACTTTCTGCCATCCTGTAAGGTGAGCTTTATAGCTTTGAGCTATTCCATTTGATtgaacaaatttacccttttaaAGTGCTGGATTTCAATCCTTGAACCTTTGATGTCCTCAAATACATTCGCCTAAACGTTTCGCCTTCCCTCCTTGTGCTATTTAGATCTCCTTTTACTAGTTTATTGGTAAATAAAACACCAATGTGGTTGTGAGTGGTGATGCAGAAGAAGTAGAATGCTTCTTCTTCCGCGGCATACATCAATAGTAGAAGATGCAAAAATGATTCTCCAGATCATTCCTTCTAAAGATATTTACCAAGTAGACTATGAACTTTATTAGTTGAGCATTTTGTTTCTATATTTCATGGCAGATAGCAGGTATCTATCCAGAGAACTGCAGGGCTCTAAAAACAGATGCTTCTACCAATTATGCGCTCTCTCCTGATTTACTTGATGAAGTGATTTCTCAAGACATATCCACCGGTTTAGTTCCCTTCTTTTTGTGTGCTACAGTAAGTAAGAAGCTTGACATTAGTTCTCATGTTGCTTTTTGTCCATTGACTTCTCAATGCAGCTATATGTTAAGCTATTAAGTATACTGTAAGCTGAGTTCCTATTGGGCTAAGCATAACCGAAAAAAATTGCTTTGTGTAAGCTAATTAGGTCAATATTTCTAAAAAGCATGCTTTCCATATACACGTTGTATTTTGACAGCCATATATGCCATGTAAAGTATTACCATAAATTTACAATGATATTACatgtttgctaattatactgtTACTAGAAGCAAGGATGAGACAGTTTAagtgtggaagaatcaatggaCTCTTGTTGCCCCTTGTGTTGATTTGGTATGCTGCGTCTTTTTTGATAAATCTTatatgttagattttaaagTAGTGAAATGACTTGGGCTAGTGACAAGTTCTCCACAGATTTCCTTGCCCAAAGAAAATAGTGCTGTAATTGCTAGATTAAGCATTCGAGGATgcatttgatatataaaaattGTCTAATATAATCATAATGAACAATTATCAAACGgttaaaaaatgtcaaatggaGAATTGGTCTCGAGCAGGAAGATAACTCAAAAGACAGTTATATGGAGTAACATGAGCACATTATGCAATTTAAAAATCCTTTGAAATCTCAACATTGCTTCATTTTGAGTTTCGTTTCGTCCAAAAGTTTTTGCTCTCTAGGACTAGGATATCAAGTTTCAGACACGCTAAAGAAGCTAAGATATCCTTTATTAGGTGGTGAACTCAAAATAGGAACAAGCCATTTCATTTAGTCCAGCTGGTTTTAGTTCCTATCATTTATCCAACcaagatttcttcttctttttggctagTAAATGCTATCTTGTCTGAATTCATTTGCTGCTTACATACACTAAAATATCAGTCAAGAATCTTCAATTTATGTTCAGGTTGGTACAACTTCTTCAACGGCAGTTGATCCCTTGCCTACACTAGCAACAGTTGCTAAGGTGAGGCATCTGGTATTGTATGGTTAGGTGCTTCGAATGAAGGTCTTAATTATGGCCTAAGTTGTTGAACCCGGTTTGCAATATCTTAAGGTTGATCCAGCATTATACCTTCTTTAAgctctaaatatattaaatgCTTGACTCGGTGCCACATTTTAAGAGGTTAAACTTATTGCTCAAAGTTGACCCCATTCCCATGAAGCATTTAAGGGCTAGCTTTTCCAAAACTCCTTGTCGGTAAATTTCTGCTGTATTAAAAGGCTTTAATAAATAATTGTATCCTGAGGAGTTAGGTTAATACTATTAGCTCATGATGGGCCACTGTTGGCTGAAGAAATGCCATTTGGACGAAAGCCATTTCTTTGTCCAGCTTTCAATTTGGGATACCCTGCATCtcttttcttgatttgaattATGGCCTCATAATAAGGTAAGAGGTTTTCTGTTGAATGCAATTGCTTCTTTACTAAAGAATGAACCCATGGTGGGATAAGGTGGTGCACCGTTAACTCCTTCCTTCACTCTTATAATTTTTAGACACTCCTAATTTGACCATCCTTAGTTGAGGTACCCAGTATCGAATGTATCCTCCAACATTTCACTGTATTTTTGCTCTTTCCTTGTTATTATCCACCTATAAAGAACTTCATTTTACAAACATAAGTCAACTAGTGTTTTTGTCTATTATGAGAGCTGATAAGATCAGGGTTTACCAGAGCAATCTTTTAATTAACATAAAGGTTCTTTTGCGTTCTGGTTGTATGATCCATTCGTTGTATGAGAAGTGCATCTCTGAATGAGgaattttatgaactttttcAGAGAAATGGAATGTGGTTCCATATTGATGCTGCATATGCTGGAAGTGCTTGTATATGTCCTGAATATCGGCCATACATTGACGGTGTTGAAGATGCTGATTCATTCAACATGAATGCACATAAGTGGTTTCTGACAAATTTTGATTGCTCACCTCTCTGGATAAAAGTAAACCATATGCTTTCTTATGTCATATGTTGATGAGATTGATGCTCCTTATCCTTGTGTTTGCGATGACTCTCTTACATGTCTAAATATTTGTCTACAttgcctttttttgttttattatactGAACAGAAGCAGGCAGGTCTAAGTCCTGCAGTCATAGTACACTTGTCGTGCTTAATGTCCTCCCTTAAGATTCTATTGCAGACATCCTTTAATATAAATCCATGGTtctgttttaaagaaaattggATGGCACTAAAATGAGTTTTTTGCATCGTTAGCAGTGGCTGACATGTGAGAAAATACAGCATGCAACACTATGAACACCTCATAGGGCAAGCACCAATGTTATTacttgtacatttttttttttctaattctgcATGTTCTGCAGAATAATGTTATTGTAATTTCCACTCAAATGGTCAGTCATATAACATATAGCAGCAAGATTgaaataagctttttttttttggttgtccaattaggccctgtttggtaaccatccaaacaggctaaaatctgattttttgttcccgggatcAATTTAGGAAcagaatcgtgtttggtaaaatttttgttctcgagaacagattgggagtagaatcaagaataaaaaaaaatgcgatTCTTgttccaaaatccaaaaaatcaaaaatcaaaaccaactattttcttctcttttcttcttcttcaatcgtgGGGTTGCTATCCGCCACCGTCTGCCACCGTCCGCCACCGTTGCCGCCGGTCGTCGGCAACCAGTTtaacgagctcgccggaggctcgctaAACTAGGGCGAGGTCCAGTGAGCTTGCTAGAGGCAAGCCTCGCGACACCTAACCCCACCGGTGACCAGGCGGGCCTTGCCCAACCTCGCTAGTGGCGAGGCAGGCCTTGCCCAACCCCGacaaggctcggccgacgagggccagccTTGCCGAGGGCCGCGACGCTCTGGTGAGGTCACTGGCCTCATATGGCCGGTTGCCGGTCCAGTGACCAacccgaagaagaagaagaagaataggagaaaaaaaaaaaaaaaaaagaaaaaaaaaaaaaaggaaaaaagtataaaaattaaaataaattaatttgaaacgAAATCAATGAGCACgataccaaacacaattttattccgaattagaaattttggagCGGTTACCAAACGTCTTAAAATGCTTATaatctattcttggaaacagaataaaaaaaaaaattgtttctgatcagaatctattctcgggaataaaatCGTTATCAAACGTACCCTTAAGAAGATATAAGATTCGATTTCTTGTCTGTATTATATAGGAATGGTTCTTTTGTATAGTTTATCTCTTGTCAATGCAATACCACAACTGAGATTGATCTTTCTTATAAGTGACCATATTGACAATCCTGCAGAAAAACTCCACTGGTAAAAGGTCATAAAAATTATATGTGAATTCGCTGATTCTTGACATCCTTTTGACCACTGATTATTCAATATCTAGTTAAGTTTGGATAGTGACATCCCAGAGGAACATTATTTTATCCAAATAGTgcaattgcatgtcatttgcctttatttttactttcaaatgctatttgttttctttaccaGGACAGAAATGCGTTGATTCAGGCCCTTTCTACCAATCCAGAGTACCTAAAGAACAAGGTAGTGTTTCATGATAGTTGGTGTGTTACTATGTCCTTGAAGTCGTTTGGAAAAGTAGAAATGGAGTCTGTCTACCATTCGCTCATCACTACCCTctcttttatcatttttgtATTGTCCTTTATGCTGCTATTCCAGTACTTTCTCCCGAAACCTTTAATGTTAAGACAGAAATGAAAAGATTCACAAGTATGTAGTCTACGCGTTACATCTTGGCTTGTGTTTCATGTTTCCATCTTTTTTGCAAGAGAAAGGGAAATCGCTTTTTACTCCAGAAATAATTGCATTTTTACCATCTATAATACTTGGGAAAGTTTTTATGAGTAAGGTACAGATCACGATGATCTGCATGTCTTCTAGAACTAATTCTATTTAATAACTCTTTGGTAAGTTTATTCACTACAATTTTCTCatgagtttttgaaaaaaaCTGCCATTCGTCTCGTGAGACGGTAAAGAGGTTAGGTCTTGTGGCATTTCGGTGTTTTAGAAACATGAATGTTTTTAGTCTCGCTTTTTCCTCATTTCAGTAGAATCCACGTGTACTCGCTACAAGATGGATGAGATGGGTACTACATGTCCTATCACTAATGGGCCCTCCGTCTTAATGTCAGTAGTGCTGCGAAGAATTAATTCAAACTGGAAAAAGTGGAATTGTCCTTTTTTCCCTGTTTTACAGTGACAAGACTATTTGCAGGCATCACAAGCAAACATGGTTGTGGACTACAGAGACTGGCAAATTCCTCTTGGGCGTCGTTTTAGGTGGATTTTATCGAAATGTTCTCAACAAGTGCTTTGTTATGTGATGTGCCTGTGGGGCTGCAAGGATTGTACATAATTTCTTGTGCTTCTTGCCTATCTGCTAATGGATTACGTTGTATTGATTTCTACTGTTCTTCATAGATCACTGAAACTTTGGATGGTTTTACGGCTGTATGGTGTACAAAATCTTCAGCAGTACATCAGAAACCACATTGAGCTGGCCAGACAGTTTGAAGGTCTTGTCAGTAATGATCCTAGATTTGAGGTAACTGTCTGGTCACTAGTGaatgatttttcataaattgcCGTTTATGTTCCTTGACTAATGAGACTCTGCCTACGCACGCCCAAACTAGACCTCAATTTGTAAACATATATGTGCACtgtagaaagagagaattatCTCTAAAGCTTGTTATTTAtgaattataatatttctttattaCATTGTACAAGTAGGTTGTCACCCCTCGAGTATTTTCACTGGTCTGTTTCCGTCTCCTCTCTCCTGACAACGATGGagataaaggaaataaattgaACCGTGATCTATTAGATGCGGTAAACTCAACTGGGAAAATCTTCATTTCTCACACTGTAAGTTCATTGGTTTCGTCGAACCATCCAAAGATAACAATGCCCTTTGTCTTCTGTGCTTCCAcctaaagaaaagaagccatcTTACATTTCATACTGATGCAGGTTCTCTTGGGTACTTACATCTTACGCTTCGCGGTCGGGGCTCCATTGACAGAAGAGAGACATGTTCATGAAGCATGGAAGGTTCTGCAAGACGAGGCATCTAAGCTGCTGGCTACTGTTCAGAATAACTAAGATGTTCTTGTGCCATATAATCTCAGGATCGACTCTTTTTTTGCAGAGACCACAAGGTTTCTCTCTTACTGGGAGAAAGTTCATTAGGCAATTTTCTTAGACATGATTTATCCTGGTTGCAGTCCTCTGGATAGCCAGTACTGATTTAATCATATTAAAATCTGTTAACGGTTTTAAAGCACCTACAATCTTTTAGTGACGAACCGGACTCGATACAAGAGGGTATAGGAACAGTGCTTGAAACATATCGCTCCTAATAGTACTATCATTATACCCATTAAGGATGTGAAATTATTTATGCAAAGAAAAGTTGTGATTAGGGAAAGAAGTCTTAAGTTTTGATAGTCCAGTCAGGTTCAACCTCTGGTTTAGGTTGCGAAAACCAATTTTCCTAAACATTTCTTAGTTTTGATTAGGGAAAGAAGTCTTAAGTTTTGATAGTCCAGTCAGGTTCAACCTCTGGTTTAGGTTGCGAAAACCAATTTTCCTAAACATTTCTTAGtttagaaaattcgaaaaattcgAGAGGCAAAAATCATAGAGAAAAGGGGGACATGCAGGACAGACGGCAAGCAAATAAATAAGGTCTGTGCTGTCAAAAATGAACCATAGATTTATGCTCCTGATGAGCTGGATTTGCTCACTTCTGCATTTCCCTCAGCTAGTCATTACCATTCTTAAAGATCTCCAGGCTCAACCTGACATATCAAAGGCCTAGTAGGCCAGACCAAGATGAACTCTCTTTTGTCTTAATTAAACAGACAATGCACCAGCTTATCCATTATTTCGCAATTGGTGAGGATGAGTTAGGTAATGATCTATGAAATTTTAGATGGAGagaaattgttattttcattcATATCTTCTGGTATAGGTTAATACATAGATAAATCCtagcaaacaaaaataaaggaaagaaagcctaaaaaaggagaaaagataaaatccCACAATTTGTGGGTTAACAACTATAATCGCATAATTTGTGGGATTTAATCAGACTCAAATCAGAATAAAAAATCTCCTAAAAAATCCTATGTATTTATAGCCATATAATCTATCTATTTACATATCAATACTCCCCCCCCAAGCTGCTGAATAGATATCTTCCATTCCTAACTTGGAAATTAGCTCATGAAAACTTCCACCATTAAGCCTTTTGGTCAAGATATTCGCCACTTGCTATCCTAAAGGAACATAAGACAAACAAATCAATCATTCTTCAAGTTTTTTCCTTGATGAAGTGCCTATCAATCTCAATATGTTTCATCCCGTCGTGCTGCACAATATTATGAACAATATTTATTGCAgacttattgtcacaaaatagcTTTATAGGACTCTACCACTCAACCTTCAAGTCATCAAGAATGATCTTGATCCATAATAACTCACATATTCCTTGAGTCGCTGCCCTAAACTCAGATTCTGCACTTGATCTTGCCACCACATTCTATTTTTTACTCCTCCAAGTTACCAAATTACCTCCAAGGAAGGTACAATAACTAGTTGTAGACCTCCTGTTAACCATTGAGCCTACATAATCCACATCTGTATAAGCCTTGAGCTTGAGATATGGGCTCCTCTTGAAAAGTATTCCCTTTCCTGGACCACCTTTTAAGTAGTGTAGGACTCGATGAACAACCTGTAGATGTGATTCTTTTGgttatgcatgaattgactagTCAAGCTGACAACTTCTTTAGGAGATATGGTCGGGTATGAGTAAAGTAAATTAACTTTCCCACCAATTTGCTAATACATTTTTGATCCACTATTGCCTCCTCTTTTGCTTATGTTTGCCTCTGGTTCGGCTTTATTGGAGTAGCTACTGGTTTGCAACCAAGCTTCCCAATTTCTTCCGAAAGATCTATCACATACTTTCGTTGTGAAATAAAGACCCCTTACCTAGAGTACGAAAcctcaatttccagaaaataCCGTAGCTttcctaactcctttatttcaAATTCCTTAATCAAGCACTCTTTCAGCCACTATTTCTCCCTTTCATCATTGCTTGTGACTATTATGTCAACAACATACACCAACAATGTTGTAACTCCCCCATGTCCGAGTGTTTTGTGAACATTGTATGATCTCTCTACCTTTGTTTATACCCAGATGCCTTCATGATTCTAGCAAACCATCAAAACTAGGCTCTAGGTGATTGCTTGAGCCGATATAATAATTTCTTAAGTCTACAAACCTTTTATGGTGTTTCCTTTCCTTCAAAACCAGGTGGGATGCTCATGTAgattttctcttccaaatctcCATGTAAAAATGCATTCTTTACATTATCTTGTTGAGGTTCACAATCAAAATGAGCAGCTAAAGATAATAAAACTTTTACAATATTCATTTTAGCCACTGGTGCAAATGTCTCTTGATAATCCACTCCATATGTTTGAGTGTAACCCATCGCAACCAATCTTGCCTTATACCTCTCGAGAGAGCCATCTGCCTTGTACTTTACAATGAATACCCACTTGCAACCAACTAGATTTTTCCCCCTTGGCTTTGTCAACAATTTcccatgttttatttttttcgagtgcttccatctcttctttcatggcatTCATCCATTTCTCTTTTGACAGTGCTTCAGACAAGGTGTTAGGGACATCAATTGTGTTTAAACTCACAATAAAGTttctgcatgatgatgataattacTAAGGGACACATAATTTGATAGTGGATACACCGGTTTCTTGGTGGACTCTCTAGTCCATTTTCTAATAGCAATAGGTAAATCAAGATCACTCTCAGGTGTATCACTAAGCTGTTCATCCAAAGGAGATTTGAAACTTATTGTGCTTTCATTGACAATACCCATAGTGGTATTTTGGACATGCTCTTGTGTTGGAACGGCTGTCCTCCTTGAATACACCTGAGAAAATCTCTTGGAATCATGAATATGAGTTGGACTAGGGGGAATAGGAACAGAGACAGGTTAGTGTGTGGGAGATTGTGGTGGACAAGAGATAGGATTCAAGATAGGTTCATAAGCAACAATGGATGAGTTTTTTGTTGATAGGGACATTGGAAGATGAATCTAAGTTATCAATGACACAAAGGTCCTTATCTTCCATGACTAAAAAATCCTCCTGAAGTTAAAGATTGTGAAAAGTATGGTTTATTCTCAACAAAAGTGACATTAGAAGGAGGATGGTAACATTTATAGCCTTTTTGTGTTTGTGAGTAACCAAGAAACACACATTTGATTGCAAGAGGATCTAACTTTCCTTGTTGATAATAATGAATGAGACTAAGTCAAAAGAATTAGAACTACGGTGATTGCTAATAGGAAATGGTACACGATTATGCTTGGTTAATTCACAAACATCAGAATGGAAGTCTTTAATATTCAGATCTTTAAACAATGATGGAAACATAATTCTCAAGACTTGAAAGAACGGATGACCAAAACGAAAATGATGAAGCCAAATGGCTTCTTTATTTGAAGTTAAGATATGACAAAGACGGATTATTCATGATCCTTCTTGTAGTGAGAGGTGTTTTAAGGTAGTAGAGTCCATTTTGTTCCTTAGCAAGTCCACTCCTCCTCTCCGAGTCCCAATCCTGAAAAACACAGTAAGATGGGTAAAAAACAGCTTGACAATGAAGATCTTCTATGAGTTTCTGTATTGAGATAAGACTGGCAGATAGTTTAGGGACATGAAGAACATCTTTAAGGACAAGATTAGGTGTGATAGGAACATTTCCAACCCCTACAACAGTAGCAAGAGACCCATTTGCCACAATAATCTTCTTATTGCTAGGATAAGTTGTATAAGTGCTTAAATGGGATGAGGTGCGAGTCAAGTGGTCAGTAGACCCTGAATCAATAACCCAAGAATTACCCGAAAGTGCTAGTGAGCATGCACTAGAGGGTTTATTAAGAGGCCCCAACAAACCtcttaatttctcaatttcttcactACTAAAGGTTGCTTTCTCCTGAACTTCTTCTTGACCAGCTTTCTCAGTTAGGGGGACCTGAGGCCTTGGCTGTGTTGCTCGATTCACCCACTCTCGGCCTGAAGTAGTTGATTTGCCATTCAATTTCCAACATTGTTCTTTTGTATGTATGGGCTTCTTGCAGTAGACACACCACAAGCTATCCCGGTTGTCTTTCCTTGGCAAGTCACCATTTTCATCAACCTTTCTAGTTGTCAAGGCTGACCCTTCTATAGCTTGCGGTTCTAGCATGACGGATCAACGGTTTTCTTCCGCCCAAATCAAGTATAATGTTTCCTCCAATGATAACACTTCCTCCTTGCCAAGTATTTGAATTCTGACTTGGTCAAATTCAGAATTAAGCCCGGCTAAGAAATCGTAGACCCGATCTTTTTCAATAAAACTCTTTAGAATGGACATATCATCTGGACACCACATCTGAAATACTTGATAATGATCGAGTTCTTGCCATAAGTTCTACAAAGAATTAGCATACTTGATAACAATTTTACCTCCTTGCTTTGTCCACTGGTTT
The sequence above is drawn from the Eucalyptus grandis isolate ANBG69807.140 chromosome 11, ASM1654582v1, whole genome shotgun sequence genome and encodes:
- the LOC104425218 gene encoding tyrosine decarboxylase 2, whose product is MEGGLKPMDSEQLRENAHRMVDFIADYYKSIESFPVLSQVEPGYLHKLLPDAAPDRPESLQQVLEDVQAKILPGMTHWQSPNYFAYYPSNSSIAGFMGEMLSAGLNIVGFSWITSPAATELEMIVLDWLAKLLNLPDDFLSTGPGGGVIQGTASEAVLVVLLAARDKFLSRIGKSSLDKLVVYSSDQTHSSMQKACQIAGIYPENCRALKTDASTNYALSPDLLDEVISQDISTGLVPFFLCATVGTTSSTAVDPLPTLATVAKRNGMWFHIDAAYAGSACICPEYRPYIDGVEDADSFNMNAHKWFLTNFDCSPLWIKDRNALIQALSTNPEYLKNKASQANMVVDYRDWQIPLGRRFRSLKLWMVLRLYGVQNLQQYIRNHIELARQFEGLVSNDPRFEVVTPRVFSLVCFRLLSPDNDGDKGNKLNRDLLDAVNSTGKIFISHTVLLGTYILRFAVGAPLTEERHVHEAWKVLQDEASKLLATVQNN